The proteins below are encoded in one region of Lactuca sativa cultivar Salinas chromosome 3, Lsat_Salinas_v11, whole genome shotgun sequence:
- the LOC111884427 gene encoding uncharacterized protein LOC111884427: MTSTPPSSTIADKPTTTINIKNAIPLVLDLDQKSLAPFDEWIRLDSIVKSWIYSTLSQSLLHMILKKKNTASGVWNDLEKLFRDNKDSKSIQLDNEIRNITIGDSSITDYCTHIKSLADLLENLDILVPKKNLVAYTINGLSPKFHYITTTIRHRSPLTTFMKTCSMLLVKEQHMLQDQQNHVSFCRSDNAFFTN; encoded by the exons ATGACTAGCACCCCTCCCTCATCTACTATTGCAGACAAACCCACCACTACGATCAACATAAAAAACGCAATTCCTCTTGTTCTCGATCTTGATC AAAAGTCTCTTGCTCCCTTCGATGAATGGATACGTTTGGATTCCATTGTGAAATCATGGATTTACAGCACTCTTTCTCAATCTCTTTTGCACATGATTCTCAAAAAGAAAAACACTGCCTCCGGAGTTTGGAACGATCTTGAGAAGTTGTTCCGAGATAACAAAGACTCCAAATCAATTCAGCTTGATAACGAAATCCGTAATATCACTATCGGTGACTCCTCTATCACTGACTATTGCACCCATATCAAATCTCTTGCGGATTTGCTCGAAAATCTGGACATTCTGGTCCCAAAAAAGAATCTCGTCGCCTACACCATTAACGGCTTGTCACCGAAGTTTCACTATATCACTACCACAATTCGTCATCGCAGCCCCTTAACCACCTTCATGAAAACTTGTTCCATGTTACTTGTCAAAGAACAACATATGCTTCAGGATCAACAAAATCATGTTAGCTTTTGCAGGAGTGACAATGCCTTTTTCACCAATTAA